Within the Litoribacterium kuwaitense genome, the region ATAATCATTTTTCTGTCCCCCTTTTTTTGTAGTTATTATACAATTTAACTATACAACTATATATAAATAATTTCAAGAGGAAATGTAGTAAAATATTGAATCACTCTAAAACTTCATTTATAATTACCATGAGGTGACATATAGTATGGATGGATTTGAAAGAAGAAAAGAAAAAAAATAAAACAGATATTCTCAGCTTCATTTGAATTAGTTATGAAGCATGGATTTGATAAAGTGAGAGTCGATGAAATTGCTCGTAAAGCTCGTGTTTCTCCTGCTACAATTTACAATTATTTTGGCACCAAGGAAGAGCTGTATCAACAAACGTTTAACAATTGGATAGATTCAAAACTAAGAGAATATGAAGTGGTATTAAATTCAAAGATTCCTTTTAATGAAAAGATTAAAGACCTAATGAATCATGAAATAAAAAACATTAGAATTTTGACAGACCTGGGCCAGGAACACCCAGAATCAGTTCATTATTTTCTTCATAATTTAGAAGGAAAATTTGAGTCTTTTATGTAAAGTTAATACAACAGGGAAAAAGAGATGGATATATTTCCTCCCTATATTCTGAACAGCTTCTAAAGAAGTACTTTAAATTATTCTTTCGTGAGATAAACGAGGCAATCTACACCAAAAATGACAACAATAATAACGAAGAAATAGAACAAATTTTACAGCTATTTTCCACGGATTATCCTCTAACGATAAGTAATGAAATGAACACATCACCACTTAATCAATGCTCATACCTACTGAAACGAATCAAGGAAGGAACCACTGATCTATTTTTGTGCTGTTTTCGAATCCTTCTCTGAAAATAGACGAGCCCTCATCATTTATAAAAACGTTGAAGGTCTACATTATTGTTGTAAAAGGAATTAATTATAATCCGGTGTGAATTTCATGTTAAAAAAATGTAAAGGTTAAAACTGAAACGATTTGATAAGTTATGATGGTTTTGAATTACTAGAATTGGAAGGGAGTACCGGAAGTGTTATATGTTTTAATCGCTGATCCCTGCTCATTCACGAGACAGCACATTCGGAACAGTATTACAGAGTGGGGGTATCATGTGATCGGTGAAGCAGCTTCAAGGCAAGAAGCGAAACAATTGATTTATGAGAAGGGTTGGCCAAACGTTGTGATCACCGACATTATGTATCCTGAGCTAGAGGGGTTGTCTCTAGTCAATGACATTTATAAAAGAAAGCTTCCAATGGCGACCATCGTTATCGGGGAAAGTCAAAAACCACAATATATTCGTCAAGCGATGCGGACCGGTGCAATCGATTATTTATTTAAACCACTTTGTTTTCAAGAAATGTATGATGCTTTAGCGCAAACGATGGATGTCATTCAAAGGTTCCAAAATCATCGTCAGCTCCATCATATTCATCAATTTTTTGAACAGTTATGGGATCGTTCACCTCATGAAATTCTGAAAGAACAATCTAGGTTGCTTTCAGAAATCTTTTATTTACAAGAGAAATGTAAAGGTGAAAAGCAAGGAATGTTATACATATTTAGCGCAAAATGGGAGCAAGCATATTGCAAGGAGAATATTCCTGTCATGAGGCAGTCAGCGTGTATGTCTCATCGAGAAGATACGGTCATTCACTTTCGAAGGCTCGCTGAGCAGTGGATTAAGCATGCATCCGGAAGGAATAAAAGAGATACATCTCTAATCATTGAACAAGTTTGTGATTATGTGCACAAAAATCACTATCAAACGCTGACACTTTCTGAAGTATGTCAACAATTTAATATGAGTGCTTCATATT harbors:
- a CDS encoding helix-turn-helix domain-containing protein, giving the protein MLYVLIADPCSFTRQHIRNSITEWGYHVIGEAASRQEAKQLIYEKGWPNVVITDIMYPELEGLSLVNDIYKRKLPMATIVIGESQKPQYIRQAMRTGAIDYLFKPLCFQEMYDALAQTMDVIQRFQNHRQLHHIHQFFEQLWDRSPHEILKEQSRLLSEIFYLQEKCKGEKQGMLYIFSAKWEQAYCKENIPVMRQSACMSHREDTVIHFRRLAEQWIKHASGRNKRDTSLIIEQVCDYVHKNHYQTLTLSEVCQQFNMSASYLSKRFKEQTNCTFIQYVNRVRIEKAKEFLFQSDLFINEIAQKCGFPTIQYFNRAFKKKYSALRKSTDKSMEDKF
- a CDS encoding TetR/AcrR family transcriptional regulator, which gives rise to MFSASFELVMKHGFDKVRVDEIARKARVSPATIYNYFGTKEELYQQTFNNWIDSKLREYEVVLNSKIPFNEKIKDLMNHEIKNIRILTDLGQEHPESVHYFLHNLEGKFESFM